TGACAATATCTATAATTTGCTGGTGGTGGTAGTTGACTACAAAAAAGTGGTATAAGATGATAGTTGTGAGAAGTTATGGAAAAAGGATATGAGATAGAGTTAAAACTCTTGAATTCTAGAGTTTGGTCACGGATTTAGGAAAAGTAAAGTTTATGAACCTGGGTTCTGATGATAAATATATGTGTGTTCACCACCGCAGTAAACATAGTAAAAAGTCTTGGTTCAAAGAAAGGTTTAAATGTCAATTTTGGGTTTGAGTTGACATGGTATGCTGTTGAAAACTGCTGTGTCTAAATGATTGAATTTGTGGATCTCATATTTTGTTACTTGAAGTTGTGACTTCTCCATGGTAGAGAACACAAGTTATTGAAAATGGCATGTGCCATGCATGAAATGGATATTGGTAAGTGTACTAGCATGactacaaggataagactataGTGTAATATAGAATCTGTGATTACTGCATAGGGGGTTTTGCTTGCTGCAGTAGTAAAACTTTGGATATGGTACTAATCATTTTGGTTTGACATTGGACCTGGTTTGGTATAGAGTTGAGTGTTGTGATCAATGTTGATGTTTAGGTTCTGGAGTAGAATAGTTACTGCAGTGGGAATTTTGGCTATGGCAAGAAGCTTTATATTGTGGCAATGAAAGTGTGACACATGACTGGGAGCTGCGAGGAGAAAGAACAATCTAGAACACAAATCATAGTATTAAGACTATCATTGGTTCTTTGGCTTGGAGAAAGACTTGGAATACAAATGCCATCTTGACATTTGAATCACATGGCTATGGTGGAAAATACTTGACCCTGacatgtctatgattatggctAACACAAAGGCTTGGGAGAGATATTGGCTTGTTGACATGCAAGAGAAGTGCATTATATGCTTGAATTACAATATAGGAGTGATCACATGAATGAGTTGGTGACTACAACTTCATACTTACCTTGAACAAGACCATCGTCACTCGGCCCACAAGTGTCATAGCATATCATTTGAGATACTGGTTGCTTTCGAGAGTATGATgaatacttcttcttttttggctcGGAATTGGCTTGATTGAGTATTGATTTCTTGCTGTAATTAATGGTTTTGGCTTGGTTGAGTATTGCTTGTTGCTTGATTGAGTATTGCTTGCTGCTTAATTGAGTATTGCTTTTTGCATATCCTAATGGTTTTGGTTTAACTGAGTATTCTTTGCATGCTTTAGTCGTTTCCTTCGAAATGTGTTTAGTATTTGAAATTAGCATGGTCGAGCCAGTGAGCTTTGGAAATAGCATGAATGGTTCAGCTGGCTCTTTATcctttgcattttttttcctatttgaGTATACTGCTGCATCAGTATGAGAACCTTTCCCTCATGAACTCCTTTCTTTTGGTTCAGATCTCAAAGAATAAAAAAGTGATGAGGGGGAGGTTCATTTTGCTTGATTATAGATACAACATAATTTAGCGTATGATTGGCTTGATTGAATCCACAATATGCATTTGCTTGGTGCTAAAATATGAGGATAATGAAGTTCTTTTATCAGAGAGATGGTATTTTGCTACAATACTAGTAGAATGGACAATATGGTTTGAAAATGAATTATTGTGTAGAGTGAAtaatggaaaacaaaaaaatatctaTAGCAATAGGGATTTGGTCGTAAGACAAACTTTAGACATGGAGTTCATCCTGACATAAGGTTATTTGACTATGGCAGGTGAGGCGTTCTAAAGCTTTTGGCTAGCAAAGAAGGAATGGAGTTTAGCTTGTTGAAATTTGGTTGGAGATTTTCTGAAGCCGAGAACATTGCTGGAGTGCTTGGGGAGTAGAAATTAAGGATCTAAATGAATAACCTGCAAAAACTTCTTATCCGGAAAATCCCTCACACTCAAAGGGATGGATAAAATCAGTGAAAATTTTGGCTTTAGCAGCAGATGCATGGGCTTGAGAAAGGCTTGTAATAAGAACTTTGGTTTGACTTCAAACATATCTCCATTTTGTTACTGTAGTGAAAATTGTACTATGCAGGGAAAAGTTGGTTTAATAAGGGCTTGAAATAGTTGGTTTGATTTGATATCAAGCTTGTTTGATTTGATATCAAGCTTATTTGATCTTGAATAGTTGGTTATTGCAAGTGAGGTTTTGGTTACTGCGTTGAGGGCTTTGACTCTGATGGTTGATGTTTTGGTTTGAGCTTTGACAGCAGGCTTATTTAGGTACAAAAGGAGGAGAATTTGGAAAGTGCAATAGTAGTTTTAGCTGTGACATAATCTACTTTGGTTTGAAGAGGCTTGTAATAAGAATTTTGCAAACTATAGCGGAGGTTGTTGCTGTGGCCTGATTTTGGCAATGGGAATGAAATATTTGACCATAGCTATGAATACTTCCTTTTGGGAATGCTAGAATCCAGTAAAGCATGAATGGATTAAGTCTTCATTTTGGCATGAATATAAGTGAATGATCCTGACCATGATTTGAACCTTCACCCTTCAGCCCCAAGTTCATTAGCATGAATACAGATGTAGTTTTAGGTATACTTAAATACAATTCAACATTGTACATCACAAGGATTGCAACCCCTAATCAAGCTTGTTTGCATGGCTTGAGTTGctattgtgaactatagttgcaGGTGTTTTACTGCAGCAATACAAATGCTTCTCTTCTGAGAGTCATCGAGCAGAAACAATATTTGCTCGTCTGCACTGAGTATAATAGATTAACTAACAAGAAGATCTTGTTTGTTGCACATTGCTTGTGTGTTAAGCTAGTCTGTATTTTGAAATACAATCTACTGTAGTGCAATGCTATCACATTAAAAATACAATATGCATGCTATGACAAGAGAGATTTTGTCCAGATTTTGGTGTACTGGTTTTTATTGCGGTAGGGGATTTGGCTAAGAGGGTAAAAACGTTGGATAGGCATTGAAAGTTTTAGATCTGAGAAAAGTTTGTAACAAAGATTTTTGGTTTGAAACATTTTCGAATATGGTAATaaaatttttgttatttctgtGAAGACTCATGCTTTGGCAGGGAAGGGCTGAATATTGCGACTGCTACAAATGAGATCTTAACTATTGCAGTGGAAACCTTGGCTCTATAATGAATGTTTTAGTTTGTGAAACATTTGCGGTAATGATTTTGGTATTGCACAACCTTATTTGGCTAAGATGACAACCTTTTTGTCTAGAAATATACATTAGTTTAAAGAAGGCTTGGAGTAAATGGTCTTAACTGCAATGAGGTATGGTTACTGCAGTAGAAGTTTTAGCAATGCTTGCAATGGACATTTTGTGTTAACTGCAGTAAATGGGGGCTTGAATACGAGTGTGAATTGATGGTTACTTTAGCTTTGGCTATGGTTGTGAATGCTTCTTCAAAAGAGGGCTTGAATGTGGTGACCATGAATAGAAGAAAAACTCATTCTGGCATGAACATAAATTGATGGTTGTAGTGGTCAATAATTGAACCTCTATCTAGATTCATTAAGAAAAGGCATGTATTCATAGACCACAAGTATGTTTGTTTGTCTGTATACATTGAGTATAGCAGATAAACAAGATGCCTTACAAACTGCATAGAACGTGATGTCAAGCATGGTTGCGTCGCTCTAATTTTAGAAACGAAAGACTACTTGCTGCGGTGCTTTGCCACCGCTATAAATTCTTGTCTCCAGCTTTCATAGTTGAATTCCCCAGTCTTCAGTTGAATATGAAATTGTATTGAGTAAACCATATTAACAGGGGAGCCTCTGCTAATTGCATCCAACAATAATTGTGAATAACACAAGCATGCTTCAATTGAAGAGTTGCAGCACAAACATATTATCTGAATCATAACCTAGTCCCCAGTGAAGTCGCCAAAATGTGAGGGTTCTTTTTGAATTAAGCAAGACCAggccaaaattaactcaataacttGATGTTAGTGAGAGAATTTTGTGCGTGATTCAGATACCGAATGAGGCTTGACAGCATGAggatggtgtgggagctagaaacaTACTGTGGTGAGAGAATTTGGGGATTGCATCAAATTTAGGTTTCTGGAAGATGAGTTTGGCAGGGAGGCTTGGGAGAAAAGTGCTAGGAACTGGGTTTTGTGTTTAGAGGCCTGGAAAGCTTGAAGAATTAGAGTCCTTTTGATGTTTCTaagttttctgggttgttgCCTCATGCCCCTTTCAGTTTCAAATATCTCATTTTATAGGCTCAATCGGAGGGGTGTTATGGTGGCTCAAACCCTTTGGTTTTCTGGGTAAGACGTTCCTCCTTTAGCTCATGCAGGATTTCTGCCTTAAGATTTGGGATATCAGAGCTTACTTGGGATATGGAGTCTTGGAAACAGGGGAGGATTGTTGCAGCCGTGCGCAAAAACTGTAGCAGAAACAGCTGCGGTGACAGAAAATCTGGAACGAGGTTGAAGGGGCAGCTAGGGAGCTGTGAACTCATCGTTCAAGAGGAAAGGGGATATCTGCTTACCAGTTAGAAAGTTTCCTCCTTACCAACTGACGGAGGGAATCGATATTTCTGCTAGGTATTTGGGTTGAGTTGCAGTGTATTTAGCAGCTGCGGGGAAAGAGAAGGGAGATAGAAGAAAACGATGTAAGTTGAGCTACCCTATGTCTTTTGGTTTGGGCTTTTTCCTTGGGCTTTAGATTTTGAGTAAAAAAAAGGGTTGACCCAAACCTCATTTTCACCAATTCGCTATAAGTTTAAATTATCGGGCTTGGATCTCGAGCCCAAGATCGAGACCACCGATGACGTTAAACTAATAGGCGAGCATCATATGTTTccgtaaccttccacaccataCCCACTTCTGCAAGCCCCAGAAATGCGTggatatggcttgggtccacatcTAGGGCATGTTTGCTTGGCGGGTTAAAGCCGAGAGATGGATATAAAATTCCATAGTTTACGGAATTTTATACAAATTGCGTGTTTATGCTAAAACATGTCGTGACGACATATTTATTTTGCCGCGTGATTTTTCGGGTACCAACACATTTTGGCTcgttagttttctcttattgttcatatatcattatacacaacataaagaatggtagattgccatactttcttgtcattgatatagcattatagttggatccatacatccattgcttaattaaagaagaagaagaagaaaattaacctaccaaaaacatcataaggatttgtaaaatctaaacaaatactagtaaatcaatccattaaaatcaatcagagtctatatagaatttaaacaatccgtggatttagtaaatccatggattataaaaactcaaacaaagtcttttaaaatctgaattgaatacaccccccctaAGTTAGTGCTGGCAGTTGGTCTCATACTCTACCTAGGCTGCTCAAAatgcttttgttttttactCTCTTAACTTAAGATGTTTTAGGGGTTtttatttgtaattttctttttatccatcggaaaaaaaaaaagaatatctcATACCGTGAACACGTGCGAAACTATCTATGGGCTATGGCCGCTTCACTGGCCCAATAATTTGCTGGCAGTCCTAATTGTCTAAACCTCAAACTAACTGGCCGCGAGTTAAAATCTGTTAAGGCCCAATTCAGTAGGGTTTTTAGCGTCGTCACTCTCTTTTTCTGCAGCTACACTGTGGCAGAGCTCCAGCCGCGGAAGCTCAGATACTGAACCGGAGGTCGAGCTTAGAGTCACAAAATGGTACCATCTCTTCCCTCTTCTCTATAACATGCTACTGGTTTTTTATCGTCGTTTTCCTTTCTCCTATTTCAATCTTCGTCGCAGAACGATATGCTTGATATGTAATACCCAGATCTGGGTTCATGTGTTTGGGTTCATCTATAACGCTACGGCATTGAGTAATAGATACAGGGCCACAAATTGggttctttttagtttttacgtTATGCAATTCTCCACATTAGTAATGATCATGTGATTCATATCTTCACGAATCACTGAAGAAAATTTGTAGCGTGATTAGAGGATAGGAGAGAAGAGAAGCCGATAGAAGTGTCTTTGGTACCATGTACTAATGTGATTATGTCGGGTTTTGAGATTTTATGATTGTTTGTGTTGCAGGCTAGGGGATTGAAGAAGCATTTGAAGAGGCTCAATGCCCCAAAGCATTGGATGCTTGACAAACTTGGTGGCGCATTTGTAAGTTGGAAACCTTGTGTTTGGTTTCGTTTTTCAATTGGCGCTTGTGCACTGTCCTCATTTTTATATCCGGTGGTTGACTTTGTTagctttatttttattgtttttccttaGGCACCTAAGCCCTCATCTGGACCTCACAAGGCCAGGGAATGCCTGCCATTGATCATTATCTTGCGAAACCGGTTGAAATATGCTCTCACTTACCGTGAAGTCATTTCCATTTTGATGCAACGACATGTTCTGGTTGATGGGAAGGTTAGGACTGACAAAACCTATCCTTCAGGTTTCATGGGTATGCTCCAATCTTCTAACTCAAGCcgtttttttctttgcttggcCTTATTGTGTTTGATTATCAATAtgatttgtttaattgtttgcgAAAATTGTTCTTGATCTCCTCTTTTTAAGAACCTATATTTTCCCAGCTGATAGTTGTTGTGAAAGGAACATTAACTTTTGGAGTTAGTTTTAGTGACTTGATTGATACTGCCATCATGTTTGTAATGTAATTCGGCATGCTTATGTTTCTTTATAACAGCATTCAACTGCTTTTGGTGTCAATATGTTCAGTAGATGTGTTGAATTTGTAAAATGGCTTTGGCAAGTTAGTTTCATGACCATGGAATTTTGGATCCGTGGGTTAGTTTCTTAGATTTTATTGGGTATAGACATGTGATAGTTTTCTGttaattgttattttcttttcagATGTTATATCAATCCCGAAAACAAATGAGAATTTTCGTCTCCTTTATGACACAAAGGGTCGGTTCCGCCTCCACTCAATCAGGGATGAAGAGTCAAAGGTATCCTCTCTTGAtctgttttatttatttcttttgaggTACATCACTTCAACAACAACTGCAAGTTAAAGAAAAAGAACTGCActcatataaatttttttttggcactCGATTCACAGTTCAGTTCAATTTCTAATCTTACCTGCACGATGCATGTGAAAATCTTTAAGTTAGGTGTACATGGGGTActcctatgaagaagaaaatatgTTCATGGAGTGAAATAAACAGGCTattggcccaaaaaaaaaaaaaaaaaacagtacccTAAGGTGGTTAAATGTAGGAACTATTAAATTTTGTGAACTTTTATATATCTGGACATTGATTCTGATATCTTGAGAATGTTTTCCTGTTTTGCAGTTTAAACTGTGCAAAGTCCGCTCTGTACAGTTTGGGCAAAAGAATATCCCCTACATTAACACCTATGATGGGCGTACAATCCGCTACCCTGACCCTCTCATCAAAGCCAATGACACCATCAAGCTTGACCTAGAGACCAACAAGATCACCGACTTCATTAAGTTTGACGTTGGGAATGTGGTCATGGTTACTGGTGGAAGGAACAGGGGGCGTGTTGGTGTGATCAAGAACAGGGAGAAACACAAGGGAAGTTTTGAGACCATCCACGTCCAGGATGCAACTGGTCATGAGTTTGCAACCCGTTTGGCGAATGTGTTCACCATTGGCAAGGGAACAAAGCCATGGGTGAGTCTGCCCAAGGGAAGAGGTATTAAGCTCTCGATCATCGAGGAGGCCAGAAAGAGGCAAGCAGCTCAACAAGCATCTGCCGCATAAGCAATTATGagtaatttcaaattttgatgcGCATGTGCAGCATTGTTTTACAGTCAGTCGCACCATTAGTTCTGAACTAGTGATTAAATTTATCCAGCTTGTTTTGCTTGTGACGAGATGATTTTGACAGTCAGATTATGGATCTTAATTTTTGTTACCTTAATGTTGCATTGGCCATTATTGTGGACCAATTATTGCAATAATCTGCTTCTCTTACCGAACTCTTATGTTTTTCATCGCCCAATGAGACTTGCCTGCAGAACCTGTGTATCTTTTATTAGTAGTCGGCGTAACAGAAAACTAAGGATGAACTTGATCAGATCAAAATAAGGATGAACTAGAGTACTGAGTTATAGATCAGAAGTAAGAACTGGAGATGAATGCAACTGCAACAGTTTCCCAGAGAACACCTCGTTCGGTACACGATTTCATGGAAGGAAGAAGTGATCAAAGATGTATGCTTCTGCCCTTGGTCAATAAAcagtagggatggcaatgggaaGGGTGATAtccgccccaatccccgttaacaatgttactaatttattatataaaaattcatacaaataattatgattgtaaagtatgaagttaaaattaaacatcaatataaaataaattctttatttctttttttgaatcgAAGGAGGTCAACCATTGATTGAAAATAAAGATTACAACAAAACGATGTCAAAAAAAGACATCAATAAGGGATTAAAACAGGACGAAAAGAACATTGCATAAGAAATATAAAAACTTAAAAATGCAAGAGCAGCAACGTCGAGACGCAGCACTGATTTTATACTACGGATTGCAGCcgtgtagtgaattgagtagtcggtggtttgactacccatcGATCTCCAACgcacaaattgacaaaaatcaacttggcgtcggaatgaaggcactctcccacctaaagatCGAAGTCGGCCAAGATTGTCAGAACAAATACCATAGAATAGGGTCCTGGATCCAATACCAATAAAGCACGAGAGCCCCATGCCATCGTAAAAAGCAAATAGCCCACCAAAAATAATGGGTTGTAGTCCAAGCCCATCGTCCACCCGGATCCCAGATCCGAAAATGCAAAACCCACCTAGATCCCAAATTCGGATCCAAAACTGTGGAGGCCCAAAACGTGCTGCTCCAGTTCACCCACTACATCTCTGGCCCAAGTCCAAAACAACTTGAGCCCAGAATCCACTAGACTGTCTCCTAGAACCCACTGCAACCGGGCATACGACCCTGCCTCCGGTGACACACCCAGGCCTCGTCAAGCCACCAATCGATGGGTCGTCTTCTACCTCACCACCATGGCATTGAAGAACAGCACCCAAAAAAGGTCGCCAACACTACCAAGCAAAGATCCACAAATTGGGCACGACACCGACAACAACAAGCAATCCGGCCAGAGGAAAACCCTCTTTCGCACCCACCGATTCCTCACGTCGACAGTAGCACCATGACGCGCTTAAAGCAAGCgcgtaatttaaccctgaaatatcgttagtagtataagcaaatagggatcgttctattccggggattgagggtacacttgtaattgtgaaacaaataaagaaaagtattatttacaaaaataaaataaagaatataaatatatacaagtaacaaaataaaaagggagggggtttaagaattatagaattgaaaattaagataaataaaataaagaaaatgtaaaaacatatatacaagggtggatcgcaaggaacaaagatcaaaaccacatccatatgcaagaaatccaattacaattcctatagttgattttaaatgtcatgagagaggagttgatcatgtgaaacattcgaaagcaaatgatttcccatattttacttttcaatgctaattaacctaagcgaaagcacctagattaatcctatcaaacatgcaatcaagccctagaaagctagtcaatcatgacatgttcaacgcattagacatagagaaaggctatcaactcaagtgtacaacttagtatgaataagttcacctaattgcaatcctcttcaattgaattcgatttttgtccaaaacctttactactttgattcaagtttacacaaaacgaaaagtcgatttcatgttcttaaacctagcaccaattacatgcaaatcctataagtgtcgacccaaataagataaacatataaaagttttctatcaagcaaattcaatcgaacaaactcacataagcgacttagaatcacaattatagaattcgaaaactttatttaaacatagaaattgggcttaaactttgccctaaacattattgttaactagaaacaagttcatatgaattcaaacaaggaaaacaaaagatcattacaaggaaaaagaacgaattacaccgtgagtggagatggagatggagacctagatggttggatcttgaatcttggaagcaagccttcaaggtggatgatggaggatatgatcttcacggctccttcttcttcttcctctccttgcttgaaaatgcagaactttgcaactagagaatggagaaggaaaatggaaaggaaatggagagacaaagaagatgagatggatgaaggaatgtgtgggaaaatggaaaggaaatggagagacaaagaagatggaatggatgaaggaattggttttagaatgagaggagaaggtgtttatatagggaagaaaaagaagagtgaaatgatgagtggaagaaaaataatgaaagtggagtatgaaagtgatttgtaaaatatggaaaagaaagagaaatgatgaaatgaaagcaaagcatgaaggtgcagcaacatggaagtgatgatgatcaattaaagagattgtagaaaaaatatatccaaggaaaaagagaagagcatctagctttcttcatgtgggtgggaaacatgaatatgtggtgttgagctgttttcaggtcagtttcttcccctttattccttcaattatttctccaacaagacttcattatatgtcttcgacttcttcatatgaaatgttccactatgagtgtagatcttcctgacaaattttcagagcttcaatccatgtggttgggccggaaatgctgctggacctcttacaggtccagttttccagttttgcttctgtagaaaattgggctgattgtttgaaggccttccactcatatttttctctggcactcttcataagaaatgatcctttgggtgtctagaatggatctggaaggtttcagctcatttgaagttcatttggtcaggcggccgctccttcttccttgcttggctctgattctcctagccggagtaagaaaatattcaaggttgactttttagtgcattttcattcttctccatcatttctaggtaattatggacctaacgctcatttcaccttcatttactccaatgtacctaaaaatagaaattgaattaaaatcgattcagttaaggaattaactattaaaatatcacattaaaatgctcctatcacaccACCGAGACGAGGCAACCCACAAAGGGCACTGTGGCTTCTACCCGGATCCCACTCCTCCCAGAAAGCGCCACCAACCTTTG
This portion of the Rosa chinensis cultivar Old Blush chromosome 1, RchiOBHm-V2, whole genome shotgun sequence genome encodes:
- the LOC112166433 gene encoding 40S ribosomal protein S4 — its product is MARGLKKHLKRLNAPKHWMLDKLGGAFAPKPSSGPHKARECLPLIIILRNRLKYALTYREVISILMQRHVLVDGKVRTDKTYPSGFMDVISIPKTNENFRLLYDTKGRFRLHSIRDEESKFKLCKVRSVQFGQKNIPYINTYDGRTIRYPDPLIKANDTIKLDLETNKITDFIKFDVGNVVMVTGGRNRGRVGVIKNREKHKGSFETIHVQDATGHEFATRLANVFTIGKGTKPWVSLPKGRGIKLSIIEEARKRQAAQQASAA